TTATTAACAGAAATCCAATGATAGTATAGTGATTGGAGGTCTCGACCAGACACTAGGTAGCAGTTTATTGTTGCAGTTTACGATAAAAAATAAACCTGAACCTAAGAACATAGTTCGTTTAGCTGTTGCTGATAAGATTCAAAATTTTGTTACCGGATTTGGTGTTATTGAAAATAATGTACCGCAAGACTTCTTTTTAAGTGTTCCCAATTGCGAAATTTCTGTTGTTTCTTCCGATTCGCAATCAATATTAAAGAAACTGCATGCCCTCAATCCGATTAGAAGATACTACAGATTAAAAAACGGCTTGAATCCCGGAAATATCAAGCACATTTTAATTTCTGACAACAAGAAAACCGCTCTACATAAGCCAATAATATGGGGTAAAGAAATATCTCGATACAATATTGTCTGGGGAGGCGAATACGTTAATTATGACAATAATATAGACGAGAAAATTAGCCTTGACGATTTAAAATCCAAACAGGGTATGAACAAACAAAACCGAATTGATTTTGCCCTGCGATCACCGGATTTGTTTGAAAATAAAAAGATTGTTGTTCGAAAAACTGGTGACTCTTTAATTGGCTGTTTGGATAACAAAAATTATTACTTTGACACGCTTGTACACGGAATCTATGAAAAAGAGAAAGGTTTTGAATTAGAGCCTTTATTAGCAGTGCTAAACTCACGACCCGCAACAAAATTTTACCGATTGCTGCACGATATTAAGGGAAAAGTATTTGCTAAAATTAGTCTGGATAATTTGGGGGCATTCCCTATACCCGATGCAATTGCATCAAGAGGAATGGAGCTGGGCGATAAAGCAAAAATTCTTTTGCAAAAGAACACTGAGTTGCATGAATTAAGCAGCAAATTTTTGATGCTTTTCCAATCCAAATTTGATATAGAAAAACCCACCAAAAAACTCCAAAACTGGCATGAGCTGGAGTTTGGGGAATTTATAAAAGAAGTAGAAAAACTCCGTAAAAAAGCGGCAGCAGCTACAGCTACTTCAACAAGGGGACATGTCCCCTTGTCCTTAACCGAAGAAGCCGAATGGATGCAATACTTCAACGAGCAAAAACAAAAAGCCCGGGAATTGAAATCCGAAATCAATAGGGTAGAGGAGGAAATTAATCAAATGGTCTATAAGCTGTATGGGCTGACAGAGGAAGAGATTAAAGTTGTGGAAATATAGGTAAACAAAGATTTTAACAAGGGGTTTTAACCCCTTGTCGTCCAGGTTTATAGAATACATCAGTGAAAAACAAAAAGCTCCGGAATTGAAATCAGAAATCAATAGGGTAGAGGTTGAAATCGATCAAATGGTCTATAAATTGTATGGGCTGACAGCGGAGGAGATTAAAGTTGTGAAGAGGAAAAATACAGTTTATTAAAACAGAAAACATGACTGAATACTTGGAAATAGTTATTGATTGGAAACATAAGAAAAAATGGAATCCTGACAATTTTGAATTGATTCATAACAAGAATGTATTGTATCAAATTTATTGCGACTCACATATCTATGGAAGAGATGTTCTGGCTTATATTGGGAAAACTGATCAGACTTTTGAACAAAGATTTACGCAACATGAAAAGTCATTTTGGAGAAATGCCAATAATGTAAATTTTGCAGTAGGAGAAATTAAAGACCAAAGTTTTGGAACACTTGAAATACCTGAGTCAATATTAATTGCCAATCATAAACCATTCTTCAATAAAAATTTCATTCATAATCTCTCACCAGAGGCAGTAAGCCGAAAAATAATTATCATTAACAATGGTGAACATGGAATGCTAAAAAACTCTTGTACAAATTTTTGGTGGTATGATCAGAATAATGAAAATATTTAGGATTCACATAACTAAACCCACTTAGTTTTAGATGATTTTCTTGTACCTTATTTACTTGGTTGAAGATATTTGATCTAATCAATAATAAAAATGAACGATGCTATTTAATGAGAGGTTTTGGATCTTTCATATAGTTTCATGATAGAAGACCTGAAATAATATAATAAATGGATATTGATTTGAATTTAGTTTATGCGGTTTTAGGAGTAATCGCAACTTTTATTGTTGGTTACTTCGGTATTAGATACACATTAAAGTACAGAGCAAAAACAAGTTTGTGGTATTTTGAAAACAGTTGTATTTCATTATTCAAATCTGTAGTTAAAGATTTAGATGAACTTGAAATTAAATATAAAGGAAAAACAGTAGATGAAAATTTAATCACTTACAAAGGTACATTCTTTAACTCTGGAAATATTGATATTGATGATAAGTTAATGTATAAACCATTGTCAATAATATTACCAAAAGGTTATGAGTGGAAAAAAGTAATGTTAGTTGATAAGTCAGAAAATGTAAATGTTGATTTAACAGAGAAAGTAAATGAATTACAATTCTCTTGGGATATATTAAAGGAAAATGAATTTTTCACTTTTGATTCAATAATTGAATATAAGCCTAGAGATACTTCTGAAAATAAAAATCAATTAGTTGCTTCAAACATAACTGATAATTTATCCAGAGGCATTAACTTATCTCAAAGAATAACTAATTTAAAGTCTATAGATAAAGTAGAATTACCATCAAAACCAAAGAGTAAATCCGATTTCATATTTATAGTTGTTCTTTTTTCAATATTGGTGTTCGTAATAGCATCTAGTTTGTTTAGTTCATTTTTCTACCCTGGGTATGTCATTAATTATGAAATAATGAAAGATTCTAAGACTTTCTATGCCTCGATTGATGATATAAACAAAGATGAAATTGAATTAGTAGATAGCAATGGTAAAATTTTATTTATTGGAAACAGTAATATATCAAAGCAGCCTAAGTTTACTGGTAATTTTAAAATTGTAAAAAAAGATCTAGATTTCTTATCAATATTCATTTATGGGATTTTATTGATTCTTTTTCTTTCATTACTCGTATTTTTAATTAAAAATCAACTTTCTAAACAAAAAATTTTCAATAGAGTAAAAGAGATTATAAATAAGCATGATGATTATGATTTTACATAGTTGCATATTTATTATAAACATAATATTAATTCTACCAAACCAAAAAAATATTTAAGAGAAAATTGTGGAAAGTTGTTCTATGTAAAAAGGCACTAAAACATTGGTTATAGCATATTTTTATACTATGTACAGAAGAAAAGACTTACAGCTCAAGCTCAATAGAAGAATATATAACAGCTACACCAACATAAAACTTTTGAAAAGAAAGCAAGAAAATATTGATGAAAGCTTTACTCAAAATCAATTAAAAATTACTTCTTTTTTAAATAAAATGATTAATAAAGGATATGAAGTTAAGAGTAGTTCAGCATTAGGTACAGCTAACTTTATTATTTTTCGAAAAAAGGATGTTGATTAATGTTTGATAGTTTAATCAAACACAACTTTACTTGAGAATGAATAAGCTCCTGTTTTATTCTCTTAGTACTTTCACCCCATAATGGTCTGCATTATGTTAATATAGCTTAGCCTTTGCAGCTTAGCGGTTAAAACAAGCACAAATAGATAAACCCTGATATGCTCAAGTATTTAGTCATTATAGAAAAAACGAAAACCGGTTACAGTGCTTATGTACCGGATTTGCCTGGTTGCATTGCAAGTGCCAAGACAAAGAAAGTTGTTGAGCAAAGTATTTATGAAGCTGTAAAATTTCATATTGAAGGCCTAAAAGAAGAAGGTCTTAAAATCCTAAACCAACAACCGAAAGCGAGATGTTAGTATTTGCTGCCTGAGTGTGTGGGCAGGTCAGCAAAAAAATAAACAATATTTAGTATTTCACCCTAATTAATCTCCTGAATTTCTGATAACTTCAGCTATTTAGACATAATGTCAAATTATGAGATTATGTCCCATAATTGATATTATGTTAAATAGAAAAAATCCAAAACTCCCCTGTCTATAATACTGCTCTTTAAAAATATTTTCATCAAGGGGTTTTGCTTTTCAGAAATTTGATTTACATTAGCCGATAATTATGAAAAGCAATTCAACAATTACTTCTGTAAAAAATACCTGCTGCAATATTATTTGTTGCTGCTGTGCTGTATTTTAATCAGAAGGGTTCATTGATAAAACTATATTTAGCCCTTCCATTGTGAAGGGTTTTTTAATTTAAGACCAAATCAAAATGAAAATCAATAATTACAATCATTCCAACAACAATACCAGCTTCAGCCCATGCTGTTGTACATGCTGTTGCTGTTGTGTGCCCATTCGGGAAGGATGATTGTTTGCATTGAATATATAGGACAATCTAAAGCCTTCCCTTAACCCGGAAGGCTTTTTTAATAAAAAATGGAAATAAGCAATACATATAAAATTTTAGAATAAAAAATTAACTATGAATTTAAGACCCAACATCAGCCCAATTGCTCAACGCGATATTTTAGAGCTCAAAAGGAAGATCAGCGATTTTCAAAGCGGCCTGATACCCGAGGACAAATTCAAGCATTTCCGCCTCACACGCGGTGTTTATGGCCAGCGCCAGACAGGAGTACAAATGATCCGCATCAAACTCCCCTACGGCAAGGTCACGCCACAGCAGCTCAAAGGCATTGCGGATATTTCCGATCGCTATGCTACTGGCAACCTGCACCTCACTACCCGCCAGGACATTCAACTGCATTATGTAAAAGTAAACGATGCGCCTCAGCTCTGGGCCGATCTGGAAAGCATGAACGTCACACTGCGCGAAGCCTGTGGCAATACCATCCGCAATGTCACGGCATCTGACAAAGCCGGTATCGACCCGCATGAGGCTTTTGATGTGACGCCCTATGCCCATGCTTTTGCCTATTATTTCCTGCGCAATCCTATTTGCCAGGATATGGGACGCAAATTCAAAGTGGCCTTTTCTTCCAGCGAACAGGAAGATTCCGCCCTCACCTTTTTACACGACCTGGGCTTTATTCCACAGGTACAAACCAAAAATGGTGAAACCCTTAGGGGCTTCAAAGTATTCCTGGGCGGAGGTTTGGGTGCACAGGCCATCAACGCGCATAACATATATGATTTTTTACCAGAAGATCAGCTCATTCCCTTTTCGGAAGCGGTAGTCCGGGTATTCGACCGTCATGGAGAACGCGCCAGCCGCAACAAAGCCCGCATGAAATTTCTCATCAAGAAAATTGGGGTGGAAGCATTTATGGAACTGGTGGAGGAAGAAAAA
This genomic window from Chitinophagales bacterium contains:
- a CDS encoding TaqI-like C-terminal specificity domain-containing protein, with the protein product MIGGLDQTLGSSLLLQFTIKNKPEPKNIVRLAVADKIQNFVTGFGVIENNVPQDFFLSVPNCEISVVSSDSQSILKKLHALNPIRRYYRLKNGLNPGNIKHILISDNKKTALHKPIIWGKEISRYNIVWGGEYVNYDNNIDEKISLDDLKSKQGMNKQNRIDFALRSPDLFENKKIVVRKTGDSLIGCLDNKNYYFDTLVHGIYEKEKGFELEPLLAVLNSRPATKFYRLLHDIKGKVFAKISLDNLGAFPIPDAIASRGMELGDKAKILLQKNTELHELSSKFLMLFQSKFDIEKPTKKLQNWHELEFGEFIKEVEKLRKKAAAATATSTRGHVPLSLTEEAEWMQYFNEQKQKARELKSEINRVEEEINQMVYKLYGLTEEEIKVVEI
- a CDS encoding type II toxin-antitoxin system HicB family antitoxin — encoded protein: MLKYLVIIEKTKTGYSAYVPDLPGCIASAKTKKVVEQSIYEAVKFHIEGLKEEGLKILNQQPKARC